Proteins from one Rosa chinensis cultivar Old Blush chromosome 7, RchiOBHm-V2, whole genome shotgun sequence genomic window:
- the LOC112180936 gene encoding disease resistance RPP13-like protein 4, whose translation MALDVAELLWSKFLKSLAELDSESNSGSITISVFKSSIKALVSDFEAIKDVVNERDIMPEPYTHSETINLLYKLNDALADCRVFTHECMELDNVISRFNFRRFTFVAKVKSRLTKLKQELENLPQQPIGNPRTKTEFTGSGPKVPSAKVFGFDEQLKEINEELLQAGGSSSSSAGELRAIGVVGIAGVGKTTLVQKVLESEEVKQKFNHMLWLPFSLSEEEDQYSKFSFETRIFDSNGQIIEARIVGLDKLLERLSRLLLSDKCYLIVLDDVCHRHINIMERLCSGLPKHNGGVVIVTTRLEEVAQKLGKQHRLHLVHVKPLDREICGRIFEEQAYSIRKSSNFSRDEATRKMEELKDQCHGLPLAAKTIANAFAVGFGGDGSEERDGHHGEEVGTFEELVEDDQGSRIADLIHHVQESS comes from the coding sequence ATGGCATTAGATGTTGCTGAATTGCTGTGGAGCAAGTTCTTGAAGTCTCTGGCAGAGCTAGACTCTGAATCTAATTCAGGTTCTATTACTATCTCTGTCttcaaatcatcaataaaagctcTCGTGTCTGATTTCGAAGCAATCAAAGATGTTGTGAATGAGAGAGACATAATGCCGGAACCTTATACCCACTCTGAAACTATCAATCTGCTCTACAAACTCAACGATGCATTGGCTGACTGCCGAGTCTTCACACATGAGTGTATGGAGCTTGATAATGTGATCTCACGCTTCAACTTTCGAAGATTTACTTTCGTCGCAAAGGTAAAGAGTCGGTTGACCAAATTAAAGCAGGAGCTTGAGAACTTGCCGCAACAACCAATTGGCAATCCTCGGACAAAGACCGAGTTCACCGGATCCGGACCTAAAGTACCTTCAGCCAAAGTTTTCGGATTTGATGAGCAATTAAAGGAGATTAATGAGGAGTTGCTACAAGCAGGGGGTTCCAGTTCTAGCAGTGCTGGTGAACTGAGGGCAATTGGGGTAGTTGGAATTGCTGGAGTGGGTAAGACCACCCTGGTTCAGAAGGTTTTGGAGAGCGAGGAAGTGAAGCAGAAGTTTAATCATATGCTTTGGTTACCCTTTTCGTtgagtgaggaagaagatcaatATAGTAAGTTCAGCTTTGAGACACGTATCTTTGATAGTAATGGCCAAATCATAGAGGCGAGGATTGTTGGCCTTGATAAGCTCCTGGAAAGGCTAAGCCGCCTGCTGTTATCGGATAAATGCTATTTGATTGTGTTGGATGATGTGTGTCATCGGCACATTAACATTATGGAACGCTTATGCAGCGGATTGCCCAAGCATAATGGTGGTGTTGTCATTGTCACTACTAGATTGGAGGAAGTGGCTCAAAAGCTGGGGAAACAACATAGATTGCATCTGGTTCATGTTAAGCCTCTGGACAGAGAGATTTGCGGGCGTATATTTGAGGAGCAGGCTTATTCCATTAGAAAAAGTTCAAACTTCTCACGTGATGAAGCTACGAGAAAGATGGAGGAACTCAAGGATCAGTGCCATGGTCTACCGTTGGCTGCGAAGACGATAGCAAATGCTTTTGCAGTGGGATTTGGAGGCGATGGATCTGAAGAGAGAGATGGACATCACGGGGAGGAAGTAGGAACTTTTGAAGAATTAGTTGAAGACGACCAGGGTTCAAGAATTGCTGACCTGATCCATCATGTTCAAGAATCTTCTTGA